From the genome of Manduca sexta isolate Smith_Timp_Sample1 chromosome 14, JHU_Msex_v1.0, whole genome shotgun sequence, one region includes:
- the LOC115442913 gene encoding uncharacterized protein LOC115442913 isoform X3: MRFAALIALFTITSATELSPVDNVRAKFYLLERDLWKNVVDPAWRDSGLGGDVELTKAFVGLDDEIQAVPYAPQPQLSSWIWSTALEKMHIINGLYKSFVEFARRQATPGAVPAPTRDWLDMAEAILKDPRSSVRYAMKKLDDLLAHLDRALFFSAKEDEASETCTAAMSPHQLIFDIYNTVALTEIKGYAMMQFSWMLLRIYGKGNFTQEASLTRQRYSQRTAQAAAVAKSALSEASRDLYMCDPPMHIEGSTYEQVTRLLQGYVENEVDMNTDGTCKENCAHYTLAEKHGCYMDQFCAKQTPCRGRIIDCQYLDSDMWVCPASRNSNRRYEWIEYENGRKLGNVGSCSRGTTKVDSWWRWNLLHCSYCFCLCEDDVNSSERFFSMKEATADISNNKVVTGLRLLKIGRVFHLQVHEGTLKERGTVEPSGWVPVNKFDPNDPGMMDGIDYHTLTYEKRAIDLDELDSPEGHVLTGVRFRVIGAHLHFEIRSTPFNYTTGRLSPSKSQWVSNDNTEGSDTPRSKLELKTPDLPTRSHTRMEVDSNHDQYVEFTHSDFDADAAQSTVPFIDVQPVLPSKGAALATGAGVIHRGAPSSGGFIALKLRSYNNARHVKAEPPPADFTEEKDDAADFVLPVVNN; encoded by the exons ATGAGATTCGCAGCGCTTATTGCGCTGTTCACGATTACGTCCGCCACGGAGCTATCACCGGTGGACAACGTTCGTGCCAAGTTTTACCTGCTGGAGCGCGATCTGTGGAAGAATGTGGTCGACCCTGCGTGGAGAGACAGCGGCCTCGGCGGGGACGTCGAACTCACAAAGGCCTTTGTCGGTTTGGACGATGAGATACAGGCCGTGCCGTACGCGCCTCAGCCGCAGCTGAGCTCCTGGATATGGAGCACGGCGCTGGAGAAGATGCACATCATCAACGGACTGTACAAGAGCTTCGTGGAGTTCGCGCGGCGGCAGGCGACTCCGGGCGCGGTGCCGGCGCCGACGCGCGATTGGCTCGACATGGCCGAGGCGATCCTCAAGGACCCCAGGTCGTCGGTGAGGTACGCGATGAAGAAGCTCGACGACCTGCTGGCCCATCTCGACAGAGCGCTGTTCTTCTCCGCTAAAGAG GACGAGGCCTCGGAAACATGCACGGCTGCCATGTCTCCACACCAGCTCATCTTCGATATCTACAACACGGTCGCGCTCACCGAGATCAAGGGTTACGCCATGATGCAATTTTCATGGATGCTGCTCAGGATATACGGGAAAG GTAACTTCACGCAAGAGGCGAGTTTGACGAGGCAGAGGTACAGCCAGAGGACCGCGCAGGCCGCAGCAGTCGCCAAGAGTGCGCTATCCGAAGCCAGTCGCGATCTGTACATGTGCGATCCGCCTATGCATATTGAAG GATCTACGTACGAGCAAGTGACACGACTACTGCAGGGCTACGTGGAGAACGAAGTAGATATGAACACGGATGGTACATGCAAGGAGAACTGCGCTCACTACACGCTGGCAGAGAAACACGGCTGCTACATGGATCAGTTCTGCGCGAAGCAGACACCATGTAGGGGCAGGATCATCGATTGTCAGTACCTAGACTCGGACATGTGGGTGTGCCCGGCG AGTCGCAATAGCAACAGGCGTTACGAATGGATCGAATACGAAAACGGACGTAAATTGGGCAATGTTGGAAGCTGCTCGCGCGGCACTACCAAG GTGGACTCCTGGTGGAGATGGAACCTTCTACACTGCTCGTATTGCTTTTGTCTGTGCGAAGACGATGTCAACAGTTCTGAGCGCTTTTTCAGCATGAAAGAAGCGACGGCTGATATATCCAACAACAA GGTAGTGACTGGCTTACGTCTTTTGAAAATCGGAAGAGTGTTCCATTTACAAGTACATGAGGGAACGCTGAAGGAGCGCGGTACGGTGGAGCCATCAGGCTGGGTGCCGGTGAACAAATTCGATCCTAATGACCCTGGCATGATGGACGGGATCGACTACCACACGCTGACTTACGAGAAACGAGCCATTGATCTGGATGAACTAGATTCGCCCGAAGGACACGTGCTGACCGGAGTCAG ATTCCGCGTAATCGGCGCTCACTTGCACTTCGAAATCCGTTCAACGCCATTCAATTACACGACGGGACGTCTTTCGCCCAGTAAAAGTCAGTGGGTCAGCAACGACAACACCGAGGGATCAGACACCCCAAG ATCTAAATTGGAGTTAAAGACGCCAGATCTGCCCACGCGCAGTCACACGCGGATGGAGGTGGACTCCAACCACGACCAGTACGTGGAGTTCACGCACTCCGACTTCGACGCGGACGCCGCGCAGAGCACCGTGCCCTTCATAGACGTGCAGCCGGTGCTGCCAAGCAAGG GCGCTGCCCTCGCTACTGGCGCGGGAGTGATCCATCGGGGCGCACCCAGCTCAGGCGGGTTCATCGCGCTGAAGCTCAGGAGCTACAACAACGCGAGGCACGTCAAGGCGGAACCACCACCGGCAGACTTCACCGAGGAGAAAGATGACGCGGCGGACTTCGTCTTACCAGTCGTCAACAATTAG